A stretch of the Aminipila terrae genome encodes the following:
- the proC gene encoding pyrroline-5-carboxylate reductase, translating to MKLGFIGAGNMGGAILRGYLASGRIQHKDVFVCGRDLDKLEKLCTELGVNPCQNISELMDACNVIMLGVKPNMFPEIMPQVAEKYSSDKILVSMAAGVTIESISGFVGKEAKIVRVMPNTPAMVNEAMTSVSRNKNVDDEQFVSVFDIFQSIGKAEEVEEQLIHCVIGVSGSSPAYTYMYIDALAEAAVKNGMNKEQATIFAAQSVLGAAKMVLETGVDPVQLRINVCSPGGTTIEAVKTLQEKGFSELVEAGFQAAVDKSRLMSK from the coding sequence ATGAAACTTGGTTTTATAGGAGCAGGAAACATGGGGGGCGCTATACTCAGAGGGTATCTGGCGTCAGGCAGGATTCAGCATAAGGATGTTTTTGTTTGTGGCAGAGACTTGGACAAACTAGAAAAACTTTGCACTGAACTTGGTGTTAACCCATGCCAGAATATTTCAGAACTGATGGATGCCTGTAACGTAATCATGCTAGGAGTTAAGCCCAATATGTTCCCAGAGATAATGCCTCAGGTAGCAGAAAAATACAGCAGCGATAAAATTCTGGTATCTATGGCTGCTGGAGTTACAATAGAAAGTATTTCAGGCTTTGTAGGTAAAGAGGCAAAAATTGTAAGAGTTATGCCAAACACCCCGGCCATGGTAAATGAAGCCATGACTTCAGTAAGCCGAAATAAAAATGTAGATGACGAACAGTTTGTTTCTGTTTTTGATATTTTTCAATCTATAGGGAAAGCTGAAGAGGTTGAAGAGCAGCTTATTCATTGTGTGATTGGAGTCAGTGGAAGCAGCCCTGCATATACATATATGTATATTGATGCTTTGGCAGAGGCGGCAGTAAAGAATGGAATGAATAAAGAACAGGCCACTATATTTGCAGCACAATCCGTTCTTGGGGCAGCAAAGATGGTGCTGGAAACGGGCGTAGATCCGGTTCAGCTTAGAATCAATGTCTGTTCTCCAGGAGGAACTACTATTGAAGCTGTAAAGACTTTACAGGAAAAAGGTTTTTCAGAGTTGGTAGAAGCAGGATTTCAGGCTGCTGTAGATAAATCCAGATTAATGAGTAAATAA
- the rplS gene encoding 50S ribosomal protein L19: MNVMQAIAQEYTRSDIPQFNVGDTVKVHIKIKEGNRERVQIFEGFVLKKQNGGISQTFTVRRIASGVGVEKTFPINSPKIDKVEVVKRGDVRRAKLNYMRERTGKAARIKSKHE; encoded by the coding sequence ATGAATGTAATGCAGGCAATTGCACAGGAATACACAAGAAGCGATATTCCTCAGTTTAATGTTGGTGATACTGTAAAGGTGCACATCAAGATTAAGGAAGGTAACAGAGAAAGAGTTCAGATATTCGAAGGTTTTGTTTTAAAGAAGCAGAACGGCGGTATCAGCCAAACTTTCACCGTTAGAAGAATTGCTTCTGGCGTAGGAGTGGAAAAGACATTCCCTATTAACTCACCAAAGATTGATAAGGTTGAAGTTGTTAAGAGAGGCGATGTAAGAAGAGCTAAGCTTAACTACATGAGAGAAAGAACTGGTAAGGCTGCTAGAATTAAGAGCAAGCACGAATAG
- a CDS encoding stage II sporulation protein M — protein MRKTFFTNTIEGLSFSKECTTLLFFVFIFGISTGVFFEVMMNTDIKSDMQYYLQNLLRSPIDANAVSGNSFATLICSIIINMLAIIFIALSGFTRFSYPASSIILFVKGLSLGYCCSLILETLALKGIFVIVLSLFPQNTLLIPTIFISANIAITKSSTLRYKKNKGIVRRFNTSDAPYLYANIFLCVLVIASCIIQSIFLPAAAKLI, from the coding sequence ATGAGAAAAACATTTTTTACCAATACAATTGAAGGGCTTTCCTTTTCCAAAGAATGCACAACATTGCTATTCTTTGTGTTTATTTTCGGCATTTCCACAGGTGTATTTTTTGAAGTTATGATGAATACAGATATTAAATCAGACATGCAATATTACCTGCAGAATCTGCTTCGGTCACCTATTGATGCAAATGCGGTTTCTGGCAACTCGTTTGCCACTTTAATCTGTTCAATCATTATAAATATGCTTGCTATCATTTTTATAGCTTTATCTGGCTTCACAAGGTTCTCCTATCCAGCATCTTCCATCATATTATTTGTCAAAGGTTTATCTTTAGGCTATTGTTGCTCTTTAATACTTGAAACCTTAGCCCTGAAAGGTATATTTGTCATCGTATTATCACTTTTTCCTCAAAATACGTTGCTGATTCCAACAATTTTCATATCAGCCAATATTGCTATTACCAAATCTTCAACCCTAAGATACAAAAAAAATAAAGGTATAGTCAGAAGATTTAATACTTCAGATGCTCCATACCTTTATGCGAATATATTCTTATGCGTGTTGGTCATTGCCAGCTGCATTATTCAGAGTATATTTTTACCTGCCGCTGCAAAGCTCATTTGA
- a CDS encoding ribonuclease HII, with product MNEEEKNALLKEKLAEMKSYEDGLYKKDICFIAGVDEVGRGPLAGPVVTACVVLPKDFDVLGVDDSKKLSEKKRNELFEKIKEKAIVYAIGMVDNHIIDDINILEATKRAMKEAILKADEKLRKRKEKGIEHILIDALTLKDVDIPQTGIIKGDANSVSIAAASILAKVTRDRMMIEYAEKYTDYAFEKNKGYGTKAHYEGIDKAGICEIHRKTFLKKILP from the coding sequence ATGAACGAAGAAGAAAAAAATGCATTACTGAAAGAAAAGCTTGCTGAGATGAAAAGCTATGAGGACGGCCTGTACAAAAAAGATATTTGCTTTATAGCGGGGGTGGATGAAGTAGGAAGAGGGCCTCTGGCAGGCCCTGTGGTTACAGCTTGTGTTGTGCTCCCAAAAGATTTTGATGTACTGGGAGTGGACGATTCTAAAAAACTGTCAGAGAAAAAAAGAAATGAATTATTTGAAAAAATAAAAGAAAAAGCCATAGTTTATGCTATAGGCATGGTGGATAATCACATAATTGACGATATTAACATATTAGAAGCCACGAAACGGGCTATGAAGGAAGCTATTTTAAAAGCCGATGAAAAGCTGAGGAAACGAAAGGAAAAGGGCATAGAACATATATTGATTGATGCCCTGACTCTGAAAGATGTAGATATCCCTCAGACCGGTATTATAAAAGGGGATGCCAATAGCGTGTCTATTGCTGCAGCCTCTATTCTGGCAAAAGTAACAAGAGACCGGATGATGATTGAATATGCTGAGAAGTATACTGATTATGCTTTTGAAAAAAATAAAGGATATGGAACCAAAGCACATTATGAAGGCATAGATAAAGCAGGAATTTGCGAAATACATAGAAAGACTTTTCTAAAGAAAATTTTGCCTTAG
- the ylqF gene encoding ribosome biogenesis GTPase YlqF, with protein sequence MIENINWYPGHMKKTRELIQANLKMVDLVIEVIDARIPVSSRNPIINDLIGGKQRVIILNKMDLADNRENDRWTRLFKEEGHFVVPMNCMNGSGVSSLLSLLTKYQDARNEELSRKRTLRMMIVGVPNVGKSSLINRLLGKKSAKTGDRPGVTRGKQWLTLANGMQLLDTPGILWPKFEDPEVGLNLAFCGSIRDETMDLASLALELIGVLQEEYPEKLMERYKLIELGLMPLDTMEAIAVKRGFILSGKRTDYERTARTVLDEFRAGTIGKITLERCEE encoded by the coding sequence ATGATTGAAAATATAAACTGGTATCCAGGGCATATGAAAAAAACAAGAGAATTAATACAGGCAAATCTTAAAATGGTAGATCTGGTTATTGAAGTAATTGACGCGAGAATACCGGTTTCCAGCAGAAATCCTATCATCAATGACTTGATAGGCGGAAAACAGAGAGTAATTATTTTAAATAAAATGGATCTGGCTGATAACAGGGAAAATGACCGATGGACAAGACTGTTTAAAGAAGAAGGGCATTTTGTAGTGCCTATGAACTGTATGAATGGAAGTGGTGTATCCAGTCTGTTAAGCCTGCTTACCAAATATCAGGATGCCAGAAATGAAGAGTTGTCCAGAAAAAGAACTTTAAGGATGATGATTGTGGGGGTACCCAATGTAGGGAAATCCTCATTAATAAACAGGCTTTTAGGCAAAAAGAGCGCTAAAACAGGGGATCGTCCGGGAGTTACAAGAGGAAAGCAATGGCTGACTCTGGCTAACGGAATGCAGCTTTTAGATACGCCGGGTATTTTATGGCCAAAATTTGAAGATCCTGAGGTTGGGTTAAATTTAGCCTTTTGCGGATCTATCAGAGATGAAACCATGGATCTGGCCTCTTTAGCCCTTGAACTGATTGGCGTATTGCAGGAAGAGTACCCGGAGAAATTAATGGAAAGATACAAACTTATAGAGCTTGGGCTAATGCCATTAGATACCATGGAGGCTATTGCTGTAAAAAGAGGATTTATATTGTCAGGAAAAAGAACAGACTATGAACGAACTGCAAGAACTGTTCTTGACGAATTCAGAGCAGGAACAATAGGAAAAATTACTTTGGAGCGTTGTGAGGAATAA
- a CDS encoding site-specific tyrosine recombinase, translating into MNDYLEQFKKYLTTERRMSENSLQAYCRDISEYSRFLEEKNTGKLVDGSNTEIVSFVLKLKNDGKSSATVNRKVASLRAFYNFMMAKGYVKENPVVNIKSPKIERKELEYLTIEEVDKLLALPDDSIKGQRDKALLELMYATGIRVSEVIEAKVGDINLRLGFITCNGEHGKARIIPMGRPARAAVENYIFEVRDKLIKNKDENHPEEALFVNYFGEKLTRQGLWKILKEYAGQAGIDSKITPQTLRNSFAVHMIQNGADLKSLQELMGHEDITATQIYLSVTKNRIKDVYDRTHPRA; encoded by the coding sequence ATGAACGATTATTTAGAGCAGTTTAAAAAATATTTAACCACTGAACGCAGGATGTCTGAAAACTCTTTACAGGCTTATTGTAGAGATATCTCAGAGTATAGCAGATTTTTAGAGGAGAAAAACACAGGTAAATTGGTTGATGGCTCAAATACGGAGATTGTATCCTTCGTTCTGAAACTAAAAAATGATGGGAAATCTTCAGCCACTGTAAACAGAAAAGTGGCTTCTTTAAGGGCCTTTTACAATTTTATGATGGCTAAAGGATATGTAAAAGAAAATCCCGTTGTGAACATAAAGTCTCCTAAAATAGAAAGAAAAGAGCTGGAATATCTGACCATTGAAGAGGTGGATAAATTGCTGGCACTACCGGATGACTCTATAAAAGGCCAGAGGGATAAAGCCCTACTGGAACTCATGTATGCTACTGGAATCAGAGTCAGTGAAGTGATAGAAGCAAAGGTTGGAGATATAAATTTAAGGTTAGGGTTTATCACTTGCAACGGCGAACATGGAAAAGCCAGAATCATTCCAATGGGAAGGCCAGCTAGGGCGGCAGTTGAAAATTACATATTTGAAGTAAGGGATAAACTTATAAAAAACAAGGATGAAAATCATCCGGAGGAAGCTTTGTTTGTAAATTATTTTGGTGAAAAATTAACCAGACAGGGCTTATGGAAGATTTTAAAAGAATATGCAGGACAAGCAGGAATTGACAGTAAAATTACCCCTCAGACTCTCAGAAATTCCTTTGCTGTTCATATGATCCAGAATGGGGCAGATTTAAAGTCCTTACAGGAATTAATGGGGCATGAGGATATAACAGCTACACAGATATATTTATCTGTAACTAAAAACCGTATAAAAGATGTATATGACAGAACACATCCAAGGGCATAA
- the proB gene encoding glutamate 5-kinase, which produces MSAISEVINDSKKIVIKLGSNVLSDDHGNVNKTAIQNFVEQVNGLIQQGKQVVVVSSGARICGIGAINKWSRRGDINYKQALCAIGQVELMMAYKQYFSDYGLHVGQILLTKEDFEEHTRNLNIRNALFTLIDEGVVPIINENDSVSVDEIKIGDNDTLSALTASLWNADTLIILSDIDGVFNKDPKSYKDAKLIEEIHDINELLQNIDVKGKSSFGTGGITCKIEAARRVNKYGIPMILLNGKKLDIIKNASCGEETGTVFFGKVD; this is translated from the coding sequence ATGAGTGCGATAAGTGAAGTAATAAATGATAGTAAAAAAATTGTTATTAAACTGGGAAGCAATGTGTTGTCTGATGACCATGGTAATGTAAATAAAACGGCCATACAAAACTTTGTTGAACAGGTAAATGGATTGATTCAGCAGGGAAAGCAAGTTGTGGTAGTATCTTCCGGTGCCAGAATCTGTGGCATAGGTGCAATAAATAAATGGAGCAGAAGAGGAGATATTAACTATAAGCAGGCTTTGTGTGCTATTGGACAGGTAGAACTGATGATGGCGTATAAGCAGTATTTTAGCGATTATGGTCTGCATGTAGGACAAATTCTTCTTACGAAAGAAGACTTTGAAGAACATACAAGAAATTTAAATATCAGAAACGCTTTATTTACACTGATTGATGAAGGCGTAGTGCCAATTATAAATGAAAATGACAGTGTAAGTGTAGATGAAATAAAAATAGGAGATAATGACACTTTAAGCGCACTTACTGCAAGCCTCTGGAATGCAGATACGCTTATTATATTAAGTGATATAGATGGAGTTTTTAACAAAGACCCTAAATCCTATAAAGATGCAAAGCTCATTGAAGAAATCCATGACATCAATGAACTGCTTCAAAACATAGACGTAAAGGGAAAAAGCAGCTTCGGTACAGGCGGTATCACCTGCAAGATTGAGGCCGCAAGAAGAGTAAATAAGTACGGAATACCAATGATATTGCTGAATGGCAAAAAGCTGGATATTATTAAGAATGCTTCTTGTGGTGAAGAGACCGGAACCGTTTTCTTCGGGAAGGTGGATTAA
- a CDS encoding cyclodeaminase/cyclohydrolase family protein → MNFVKGSCEDFVTVLASKEAVPGGGGASALVGAIGAALGNMVASLTIGKKKYADVQEQMCHLKQKADKIQKELLILVDRDAEVFEPLAKAYSMPKDTEAERAEKDRVMEAALKEACSVPLEIMHKCGDAIELHKEFAEKGSALAVSDAGVGAVCCKAALQGASLNVFINTKAMKDRVYASHINKEAKNLLNRYEIMADEIYSSVTAELTKE, encoded by the coding sequence ATGAATTTTGTTAAAGGTTCATGTGAAGATTTTGTAACAGTACTTGCAAGTAAAGAGGCAGTACCCGGAGGAGGCGGTGCATCTGCATTAGTAGGTGCAATAGGTGCCGCTCTGGGAAATATGGTGGCTTCTCTGACCATAGGTAAGAAAAAATATGCAGACGTTCAGGAACAGATGTGCCATTTAAAACAAAAGGCGGACAAAATCCAGAAAGAGCTGCTTATACTTGTGGACAGAGATGCAGAAGTGTTTGAACCTTTAGCTAAAGCTTACAGCATGCCCAAAGATACTGAAGCAGAAAGAGCAGAGAAGGACAGGGTTATGGAAGCCGCTTTAAAAGAAGCCTGTTCAGTACCCCTAGAAATCATGCATAAATGTGGAGATGCTATTGAGCTTCATAAAGAATTTGCAGAAAAAGGCAGTGCTTTGGCGGTAAGTGACGCCGGGGTGGGAGCTGTTTGCTGCAAAGCGGCATTACAGGGAGCTAGTCTGAATGTTTTTATTAATACGAAGGCCATGAAAGACAGGGTATATGCGTCCCATATTAACAAAGAAGCAAAGAATTTATTAAACCGCTATGAAATAATGGCAGATGAAATATATAGCAGTGTAACTGCAGAATTAACAAAGGAGTAG
- a CDS encoding NUDIX domain-containing protein, which produces MTFEEKTLSSEMIYEGAILNLRKDKVQVINGRTSYREIVEHNGGVAMIAVKDDGKVIMVRQFRKPIEKVIMEIPAGKIEKGEEPYSTAVRELKEETGYSAGKIEYLTKFYPSVGYSKEALYIYLCTELVPGETDFDENEALDIFEMDLDQLFKMAVNGEIEDGKTAIAIMQAWAKLKLKSNELCSGR; this is translated from the coding sequence ATGACTTTTGAGGAAAAAACATTATCCAGTGAAATGATTTATGAAGGTGCCATTTTAAATTTGAGAAAAGATAAAGTACAGGTTATAAATGGACGTACTTCGTACAGAGAAATAGTGGAGCACAATGGCGGCGTAGCTATGATTGCTGTAAAAGATGATGGAAAAGTAATCATGGTCAGACAATTTCGAAAACCCATTGAGAAAGTTATTATGGAGATTCCTGCAGGGAAAATAGAAAAAGGGGAAGAACCGTATAGTACGGCTGTGCGGGAACTGAAAGAAGAAACTGGTTATTCTGCTGGGAAAATAGAATATTTAACTAAATTTTATCCTTCAGTAGGATATTCTAAAGAAGCACTGTATATTTATCTTTGTACGGAGCTAGTTCCAGGAGAAACTGATTTTGATGAAAATGAAGCACTGGACATATTTGAAATGGATCTGGACCAACTGTTTAAAATGGCTGTAAACGGTGAAATTGAAGATGGAAAAACAGCCATCGCCATCATGCAGGCATGGGCAAAGTTAAAACTGAAATCAAATGAGCTTTGCAGCGGCAGGTAA
- a CDS encoding TetR/AcrR family transcriptional regulator, with protein sequence MGEVNKRKQRIIDAAIEVLKESSIEETTVRKIALKAGLTTGSLYHHYKNKDEIMFDVMKQSLQFTHKMVGGVKDEIPKKGKELLSEIVSEVSKRLSKIDEQKLHILLLSDVIARERPIKNKYLNNYSEIIKNTAHLFEEAFQIENNEYEKSVASILVAAVDGIAIQQALGVLPEDLNKTIDTFNAFFTESIPLFLQKHMG encoded by the coding sequence ATGGGTGAAGTGAATAAAAGAAAACAACGGATAATTGATGCTGCTATTGAAGTTTTAAAGGAAAGCTCAATTGAAGAAACCACGGTCCGGAAAATTGCATTAAAAGCGGGTCTGACTACAGGTTCACTTTATCATCATTATAAAAATAAAGATGAGATTATGTTTGATGTAATGAAGCAGTCCCTTCAATTTACACACAAGATGGTAGGTGGTGTAAAGGATGAAATTCCTAAAAAGGGAAAAGAGCTGCTTTCAGAGATCGTTTCAGAAGTATCGAAAAGATTGTCTAAGATAGATGAACAAAAACTTCATATCCTTTTACTCAGTGATGTTATCGCCAGAGAACGTCCTATAAAGAATAAATACCTGAATAATTATTCTGAAATTATAAAGAATACGGCCCACTTATTTGAAGAGGCATTCCAAATAGAAAATAATGAATATGAAAAAAGTGTGGCTTCCATTCTGGTAGCTGCTGTGGATGGAATTGCCATACAGCAGGCGTTAGGAGTTTTACCAGAAGATTTAAATAAAACAATAGACACGTTTAACGCATTCTTTACCGAAAGTATTCCGCTGTTTCTCCAGAAACATATGGGGTAG
- a CDS encoding bifunctional 5,10-methylenetetrahydrofolate dehydrogenase/5,10-methenyltetrahydrofolate cyclohydrolase produces MAQILNGREVVDAINEKLRAEVSFLKEKGITPTLGIIRIGDKVEDISYEKGAIKCAESIGVDVKKYLFKESITQEQLLNVMAAINLDLTVHGVILFRPLPEHIDDNTIRKALLACKDVDGITDQSMAGVYTGTDLGYPPCTPRACIEILDHYGIDITGKKVVVIGRSLVVGRPAAMMVLERNGTPIICHTKTENMKEICKSADVLIVSAGQAKTIGADYLNENQVIIDVGINMADDGKLCGDVDFQAAENIVKAITPVPGGVGRVTTSLLMMHVIDAAKKTI; encoded by the coding sequence ATGGCACAAATTTTAAATGGCAGAGAAGTAGTTGACGCTATAAACGAAAAACTTAGAGCAGAAGTGTCTTTTTTGAAAGAGAAAGGTATAACCCCTACACTGGGAATCATAAGGATAGGGGATAAGGTAGAAGATATATCCTATGAAAAAGGCGCTATCAAATGTGCAGAATCCATTGGTGTGGATGTTAAAAAGTATCTGTTTAAAGAAAGCATTACCCAGGAACAGTTACTAAATGTTATGGCCGCTATTAATCTTGATTTAACCGTTCATGGAGTGATATTATTCAGGCCGTTGCCAGAACATATAGATGATAATACTATCCGTAAGGCTTTACTGGCCTGCAAGGATGTGGACGGTATTACCGACCAGTCCATGGCAGGAGTTTATACAGGGACCGATTTGGGATATCCACCGTGTACGCCGAGAGCCTGCATAGAGATTCTGGATCACTATGGGATTGATATAACTGGAAAAAAGGTTGTGGTTATAGGAAGAAGTCTGGTAGTAGGCAGACCTGCTGCTATGATGGTACTGGAAAGAAATGGGACACCGATTATTTGTCATACAAAAACAGAGAATATGAAAGAAATCTGCAAAAGTGCCGATGTATTAATTGTATCGGCAGGACAGGCTAAAACAATCGGTGCAGACTATCTCAATGAGAATCAGGTAATTATTGATGTGGGCATAAATATGGCAGATGATGGGAAGCTTTGTGGTGATGTAGATTTCCAGGCGGCAGAAAACATTGTAAAGGCCATTACTCCGGTACCCGGAGGAGTTGGCAGAGTAACTACAAGCCTGCTTATGATGCATGTAATCGATGCGGCAAAGAAAACAATCTAA
- the hemB gene encoding porphobilinogen synthase, giving the protein MLARPRRLRLDERVRNMTRETRISKDSLIYPIFVEEGKNIRTEITTMPGQKRYSIDTMGEELELVSKAGVRNIILFGAPANKDECGSGAYDDHGIVQEALRAAKKDFPDLYYIGDVCMCEYTSHGHCGIIKGDTVDNDKTLPLLAKTAVSQVRAGANMVAPSDMMDGRVLAIREALDEAGYEDTPIMSYAAKYASAFYGPFREAAGSDNFKGNRKTYQMDYHNRREALKEVFLDIEEGADIVMVKPALSYLDIIREVRDHVDVPVAAYSVSGEYAMIKAAGLAGMVDEDAIIAETTTSIYRAGADMLITYFAKEIAQMVQSGRIG; this is encoded by the coding sequence ATGTTAGCAAGGCCCAGAAGGTTGAGACTGGATGAAAGAGTCAGAAACATGACAAGAGAAACCAGAATATCAAAGGATTCTTTAATTTACCCTATTTTTGTAGAAGAAGGAAAGAATATCAGAACTGAAATTACCACTATGCCTGGGCAGAAACGCTATAGTATAGATACTATGGGTGAAGAACTTGAACTTGTTTCAAAAGCTGGAGTGAGGAACATCATTCTTTTTGGAGCACCAGCTAACAAAGATGAATGTGGAAGCGGAGCCTATGATGATCATGGTATTGTTCAGGAGGCTTTAAGGGCAGCTAAAAAGGATTTCCCAGACTTGTATTATATTGGTGATGTATGTATGTGCGAATATACTTCTCATGGACATTGTGGCATAATCAAGGGCGATACTGTGGACAATGATAAAACGCTTCCTTTATTAGCAAAGACTGCTGTATCTCAAGTCAGGGCCGGAGCTAATATGGTTGCCCCTTCTGATATGATGGATGGCAGAGTGCTGGCCATTAGGGAAGCTTTAGACGAAGCAGGTTATGAAGACACCCCGATTATGTCTTATGCGGCAAAGTATGCATCTGCATTTTACGGGCCTTTCAGAGAGGCTGCAGGTTCCGACAATTTTAAGGGGAACCGAAAGACCTATCAGATGGATTATCACAATAGAAGAGAAGCTCTGAAAGAAGTTTTCCTGGATATTGAAGAAGGAGCAGATATTGTTATGGTAAAACCGGCCCTGTCTTACTTAGATATTATAAGAGAAGTCAGAGATCATGTCGATGTTCCAGTAGCAGCTTATAGTGTCAGTGGCGAATATGCCATGATTAAAGCTGCCGGCCTGGCTGGAATGGTAGATGAGGATGCCATTATTGCAGAAACTACTACCAGCATCTACAGAGCAGGGGCAGATATGCTTATTACTTACTTTGCAAAAGAAATTGCACAGATGGTTCAAAGTGGAAGAATTGGATAA
- a CDS encoding formate--tetrahydrofolate ligase gives MEFKSDIQIAQETEALHIDEIAKVAGVDDKYLELYGKYKAKVDYNILNDKADVPDGKLILVTAISPTPAGEGKTTTTVGLADGLKKINKNVLVALREPSLGPVFGVKGGAAGGGYAQVVPMEDINLHFTGDMHAIGAANNLLAAMLDNHIQQGNELNIDPRKITWKRCVDMNDRQLRFVVDGLGGKPNGSPREDGFDITVASEIMAILCMSKDIDDLKDRVKRIIVGYSYDDKPVTAGDLKAQGAIGALLKDALKPNLVQTLEHNPAFIHGGPFANIAHGCNSIMATRMALKLADYVVTEAGFGADLGAEKFLDIKCRAANIKPSAVVIVATVRALKHHGGVAKADLNQENLDALEKGLPNLLQHVENITKVFKLPAVVAINAFPTDTTAELALVEEKCRELGVKVALSEVWAKGGEGGKTLAEEVVKLCEQPNDFSYSYSLDMSIEEKLNAIATKIYHADGVAFTPNAKKQMAQLEQLGFGNIPICVAKTQYSFSDDAKLLGAPKGFILTVRNLKVSAGAGFIVALTGDIMTMPGLPKVPAAEKIDVDNTGRISGLF, from the coding sequence ATGGAATTTAAGAGTGACATTCAGATTGCACAAGAAACAGAGGCGCTTCACATTGATGAAATTGCCAAAGTTGCCGGAGTGGATGACAAGTATCTGGAGCTTTATGGGAAATATAAAGCTAAAGTTGACTATAATATTTTAAATGACAAAGCAGATGTACCAGATGGCAAATTGATTTTAGTGACAGCTATTTCTCCAACTCCTGCAGGAGAGGGAAAAACAACCACAACCGTTGGATTAGCTGATGGACTTAAGAAAATCAATAAGAATGTCCTTGTTGCTTTAAGAGAGCCATCGCTTGGCCCTGTTTTCGGGGTAAAGGGTGGAGCTGCCGGTGGTGGTTATGCCCAGGTAGTTCCAATGGAAGATATTAACCTTCATTTTACGGGAGATATGCATGCCATAGGTGCTGCAAATAATCTTTTAGCAGCAATGCTGGATAATCATATACAACAGGGAAATGAGCTGAATATTGATCCCAGAAAAATCACCTGGAAACGTTGCGTGGATATGAATGACCGACAACTGAGATTTGTAGTGGACGGCTTGGGAGGAAAACCCAATGGATCTCCAAGAGAAGATGGTTTTGATATAACGGTAGCCAGTGAAATCATGGCTATCCTGTGTATGTCTAAAGACATTGATGATCTTAAAGACCGAGTGAAGAGAATTATAGTAGGGTACTCTTATGATGATAAACCAGTTACGGCAGGTGATTTAAAAGCTCAGGGAGCCATTGGTGCACTGCTTAAAGATGCATTAAAACCTAATCTGGTACAAACCCTGGAACATAATCCTGCATTTATTCATGGGGGACCTTTCGCTAATATTGCCCATGGATGTAATTCGATTATGGCTACAAGAATGGCTCTTAAACTGGCAGATTATGTGGTTACTGAGGCCGGCTTCGGAGCAGACCTGGGAGCGGAGAAATTCCTGGATATAAAATGCAGAGCTGCCAATATTAAGCCTTCTGCAGTAGTTATCGTTGCTACAGTTCGTGCTTTAAAACATCACGGTGGGGTTGCAAAAGCAGATTTGAATCAAGAAAATCTTGATGCTCTTGAAAAGGGACTGCCTAATTTATTGCAGCATGTTGAAAATATTACCAAGGTGTTTAAATTGCCGGCAGTAGTTGCAATCAATGCCTTCCCTACGGATACAACTGCAGAACTTGCTTTGGTTGAAGAAAAATGCAGAGAGCTTGGGGTAAAAGTTGCGCTGAGTGAAGTGTGGGCCAAGGGCGGTGAAGGCGGTAAGACTCTGGCTGAAGAGGTTGTAAAACTGTGTGAACAGCCAAATGATTTCTCATACAGCTACTCTCTTGATATGAGTATTGAAGAAAAACTAAATGCTATTGCCACTAAAATTTATCATGCGGATGGGGTTGCATTTACTCCTAATGCAAAGAAACAGATGGCTCAGCTGGAACAGCTTGGATTTGGAAATATTCCAATTTGTGTGGCAAAGACGCAATATAGTTTTTCAGATGATGCAAAATTATTGGGTGCTCCAAAAGGATTCATATTAACGGTAAGAAACTTAAAGGTATCCGCAGGAGCCGGTTTCATTGTTGCCTTAACAGGGGATATTATGACCATGCCAGGATTGCCTAAAGTTCCGGCAGCAGAAAAGATTGACGTGGACAATACTGGAAGAATTTCAGGTTTGTTCTAG